The Paenibacillus yonginensis genome segment AACTTCAATAAGGGCTTAAGGAGAGATGATCATGACACAAAATCAAATGCTTCCCGACAAAGACCTCCTGACTACCACCCTTGCGGATCTTCGCCGCTCTGTCCGTGAATATGCTACGGCAGCGACAGAAGCCTCCTGTCCGACTGTCCGCCAGATGTTCACCCAGCTGACAGACAGCACCTTGAAAATGCAAGGGGAGATGTACCAGCTGATGTCCAGCAACAACATGTACAATGCGCCTTCACAAGCCGCACGCCAGGAAGTGTCGAAACGGCTGCAATCCGCTCAGCAGACGCAAACCCAGGATCAGCAGTTTGTACAGCAGCATTTGTCCGGCGGCATGGGCATGTCTATGGGCTCAGGCGATAACCAAAGCCATCCGGGCAGCACCTCACAATATAGCTAACCTGAATGTGCAGATAAGAATCCATTTCAAGGAAAAAAGCACGAATGAACCGCCTTTCCAGACAATCTGTCATGGGATGGCGGTTTTTCTTTGCAGGAACCGTTAATTCATGTAATATAGTTAATAAAACTCAGCAGGCATAGGAGGGACACATGAAGGTATTAAGCGATCTTAAACAAAAGCTGATTGAGCTTCTTAGAGAGGATGCAAGGTATACCCCTGAGCTGCTAGCAACCATGCTTGGAGTCACCCAAGAGGAAGTCAAAACCGCCATCCAGGAGCTGGAGCAGGAGCATATTATCGTCAAATACGCCACCGTCGTGAACAGCAGCAAGCTGGATGACGAGAAAGTGACCGCCCTGATCGAAGTGCAGATTACGCCTGAACGGGGCAGAGGTTTTGACAGCATTGCTGAGCGGGTCTACTTGTATCCGCAGGTAAAATCCGTTTATCTGATGTCGGGAGCCTACGATCTGCTTGTTGAAGTTGAAGGACGGAACTTGAAGGATGTAGCCAGCTTCGTTTCCGAGAAACTCTCTACCTTGGAATCGGTGTTATCTACCAAAACGCATTTTATCTTAAAGAAATACAAACAAGACGGCGTTATTTTTGAAGACCATGAAGAAGATCACCGCCTTATGATTTCTCCGTAAAGGAAGTAATGAGATGATAGTGAATTCTGACAAACAAACAGACGGCAGCGACAAAAATAAATCCATGCACGGCTATCTGGCCCCGCATGTTCAGCAGATTCAGCCTTCCGGCATCCGCAAGTTCTTTGATCTGGTCAGCGGGAACAAGGACATCATCACGCTTGGCGTTGGCGAACCCGACTTTGTAACGCCTTGGCATGTCAGGGAAGCCTGCGTTTATTCGCTGGAGCGCGGATTTACCCGCTACACCTCGAATTCGGGAACACCCGAGCTGCGCGAAGCCATTGGCCAGTATTTATACGACAATTTCAATGTTGCTTACGAGCCTAAAGATGAAATCCTCGTTACCGTGGGAGGCAGCGAAGCGATTGATTTGGCTCTGCGGGCTTTAATTACGCCGGGAGATGAAATTTTGATCCCGGAACCAAGTTATATCTCCTACTCTCCAATTACAACGATCGGCGGCGGCATTCCAGTCGGCATTGAGACCTTTGCGAAAGATCAATTCAAGCTGACGGCCGAGCAGCTGGAAGCCGCTATTACGCCTAAGTCGAAGGTGCTGGTACTCAGCTATCCGAGCAACCCGACCGGCGGCATTATGACTTATGAGGATTGGCTGCCGATTGCCAAGATTGTAGAGAAACATGATCTGATTGTCATTTCGGATGAAATATATGCGGAGCTTTCATACGCCGGCAAGCATGTCAGCTTTGCTTCGGTGCCCGGGATGAAGGACCGTACCATTCTGGTCAGCGGCTTCTCCAAAGCATTTGCCATGACCGGCTGGCGGATGGGGTATGCCTGCGGACATCCTGACCTGATTGCGGCCATGCTGAAGATTCACCAATACACGGTGATGTGTGCTCCGGCTATGGGACAGGTGGCTGCGCTTGAAGCCTTGACGAACGGAATGGAAGAGAAAGACCGGATGGTTGATTCTTATAACCAGCGCCGCCGCCTTGTAGTACAAGGCCTGCGTGACATTGGTCTGGAATGCCATGAACCGCAGGGGGCATTTTATGCTTTCCCGAGCATCAAGTCGACCGGTCTGACCTCGGATGAATTTGCACAGCGCCTGCTCGTAGAAGCCAAGGTGGCCGCCGTGCCGGGCAACGTATTTGGTTTGGGCGGGGAAGGTTATCTGCGCTGCTCCTATGCGACTTCCGTAGCTCAGTTAAACGAAGCGATTCACCGGATGGGCGAATTTATCCGCAAGCTCTCCTGATTAGAGCCGGCTTGATGCGGGAAACAGGAACCAAAATTGAAAATTTTTCATATTTATTTACATTTATTTCATTTTCGAATTGAATACGGGATATCCGGCATGTTATAATTTGACTCCGAAGGCTTTGCTGGTATTATCCGGCTGCCCTAAGGTAGGGCTGGCTTATCAGTCAAGGAGGAGTGGACTATGAGTTGCGGTGAATACAATTTGCCAAGTTATAACGGGATGATGATTGCTGAGGACAACAATCATCATTGGATGTTCGAGGGTCGAAGCATTCCCGCTCTAAACCGCAGGCTCTCCTTGGAGGATGAAATCAGAATGCTGCGAAGCAGGATGGAGAAGATCTTTATGGAAGAGCAATCTTTTACCTCCGACATCGTTGTAGAAATCAGCACCCTGCTTGACCTGAAGATCAATGAATATATGAAGGTCAGAAGCCAGGATTGCAAACAATAATGTGTTTGGAAATCTTATGTTAAAATAAGGGGAGATCCTGAACCGTCAGGGTCTCCTTTTTGCATGAACGAAGGAACGGAAAGGAAGGGCTGCTATCGATGAAAATATATACTAGAACCGGTGACCAGGGCAGTACAGCTTTGATTGGCGGGCAGGTCCGCAAGGATGATCCCCGGGTGGAGGCTTATGGTTCCCTGGATGAACTGAACAGCTTTGTCGGACAGGCAGCAGCGCTGGCGGATGGGGAGCTGTTCGCCGAATTAAAGCTCCAGCTTGTGCGGATCCAGCATGAATTGTTTGATTGCGGTTCGGATTTGGCTTACGCCCGCCCTAAAGAGCAGGGATATAAGGTCCATGCGGAATTAACCGCAAATCTGGAAGCCTGGATTGACGCCTGGGAGCAGGAGCTTCCGCCGCTGGAGCGCTTTATTCTGCCCGGAGGCTCGCCGCTGGCTGCAGCCCTGCATGTCTGCCGCACGGTTTGCCGGAGAGCGGAGCGCCGAGTGGTCAGCCTGGCCGCTGAAATGGAAATTCACACAGAGGTGCTCCGGTACGTGAACCGGCTTTCGGATTATTTCTTTACGGCTTCCCGGCTGGCGAACGTGAAAGCGGGAGCAGCGGAAACCGAATATAAGCGGAGCGGAAAGGTGTTTCGTTGATTTCTATGAAAGATTATTACAATCCGATTGCCTATCAAGTCACAGCTGCCGAGGAAGGCTGGCTGCTCAAGACGGTGCTGAGCCGGAGGCTGGGCGTTTCCCGCAAGCTGATGTCGCGATTGAAGCTGACCGAGCAGGGAATTACACTGAACGGCGAACGTGTCTACATCAGCCATTACGTCAAGGAAGGCGATCTGGTAGAAGTCCGGCTTGAGCGGGAAACGTCGGAGGATATCTTGCCGCAGCCGATTGCTTTCGACATTCTCTACGAAGACGAAGCGTTGCTAATCGTCAATAAAGCGCCGGGCATCATTGTGCACCCCACACACGGTCATTATACGGACACGCTGGCCAACGGCGTCGTGTATTACTGGCAGGAAAAGGGGGAGCAATACCGCTTTCGTCCGGTTCACCGGCTGGACCAGGAGACGAGCGGCGTGCTGGCCATTGCCAAAAATGCCTACGTCCACCAGCATATTTCCGAGCAGATGATTGCCGGTAGCGTGCTCAAAAAATATACGGCGCTGGTTCACGGAACCCCGCCGGCCGCAGAGGGCCGGATCGACGGTCCGATCGACCGCGATCCGCTGGAGCCGCACCGCCGCATCATTACGGAAAGCGGGTATCCCGCTTTAACGTTCTACCGGGTGCGGGAGGTTTTTGCTGCCGGCTCGCTTGTTGAGCTGCAGCTGGGAAGCGGGCGGACCCACCAGATCCGGGTCCACATGACCTCCATCGGCTGTCCGCTGATCGGCGACAAGATGTACAGCTACGAGGCGCTGGATCTCCCGGCGCCCGATCCCGAAGCAGCCGTGCGGCTGAACGCGGCTATTGGCCGGCAGGCGCTGCATGCCGCGCAGCTGGGTTTTGTCCACCCTCTTTCCAAAGAAGAGGTGGTATTCGAGGCGCCGCTGCCGGCGGATATGGCCGAGCTGCGCAGGGAAATGGCGGCCAATCGGCTTTAGTTAGTGCCAGCGTATATAAACTATTTTTAATAGACCGGAGGATTCCTATTATGAGCAAATTGACGGTTTACCAATATCCTAAATGCAGCACCTGCCGCAATGCAGTAAAGTGGCTGCAGGCCAGCGGACATGAGCTGGAGCTTCACCACATTGTCGAAGCCCCGCCGACTGCGGACGAATTAGGACGGCTGGCCGAGCTGAGCGGCCTGGAGCTGAAGAAGTTCTTTAACACAAGCGGCGAGGTATACCGCGGCCTGGGGTTGAAGGACAAGCTGCCTTCCCTTTCGCGCGAGGAACAGCTGGCGCTGCTGGCTTCGAACGGGATGCTGATCAAACGTCCGATCGTTACGGACGGCCAGCGGGTGACGTTAGGTTTTAAAGAGGATGAATTTGCCTCCGTATGGAGCTGAAGAATATAGTAAAATAAATAGATTCAGAATGGTTTGCCTGAGAATCAAACATTAAGGGGAGAGAGAGTTGAACGAAAGCAAGGAAGAAACACTATTGCTGGTCGATGGCATGGCTCTGATGTTCCGGGCTTATTATGCCTCTGCCGTTACCGGCTACATCCGCCGTACGAAGGCGGGGCTGCCGACGAATGCCATTTATGGCTTCATGCGTTATTTCTGGGACGCCGTCGAGAAATTTGGGCCTACGCATGTGGCCTGCTGCTGGGACCTGGGCAGCAAAACTTTCCGGACCGAGCAGTACCCGGCCTATAAAGGGAACCGTTCGGAGGCGCCGGACGAATTGGTCCCGCAGTTTAGCGTGATCCGTGAGGTAATGGATAGTCTGGGCGTTCCGAATATCAGCTCCCAGGGCTATGAAGCGGACGATTGCATCGGCACCCTGGCCGCCCAGTTCAGCAGGGAGATGAATGTAATTGTGCTGACCGGTGACCATGATATGCTGCAGCTGGTGAACGAGCGGACAAGCATTGCCATTATGAAGAAAGGGCACGGCAATTATTTTGTCTATACGCCGCAAACGCTGCTGGAGGAACGGCAGCTGACACCCGCCCAAATCATTGATGTCAAAGGGCTGATGGGTGATCCTAGCGACAATTATCCGGGGGTTCGCGGCATCGGGGAGAAAACGGCGTTAAAGCTGGTCCAGGAATATGAAAACGTAGAGGGCATTCTCGCCAATCTCGACAAGCTGTCCAAAGGTATTCGAGCCAAAATCGAAACCGATCTGGAGATGCTGCATCTGTCCCGGGACTTGGCTTCGATCCGCTGCGACATAGAGCTGGAGTGCGATTTGAACGCCTGCCGCTGGGAGCTGAACCATCCGGCGGTCGTAGCCAAATTTGAAGAGCTGGAGATGAAGAGCGTCTGTTCCTGGATGGGGGTTGAGGCGTTATGAGTTTGTCCTTAAGCGGCGGGCTTGGGAAAAAGGTGCGGCGAGGCCTGCTGCTGGCATCGGCCCTGCTGCTGCTCCTTCCGACCGCCCCCGGACTGCGCCCGGCGGCGGCGGCCGGTTCGATTCAGGCTGCGGTCAAGACGGTCAAGGTGTCCGGCAAAAACTTTACGGTCCGTACCGTGCGGATTCCAAAAGGCACACCTGTAACGGTGGGGCTGGCCAAACATCAGGTCGGCCAAACAGAAGCTTTTGCTTCGATGATTAAGTCCTACAAGGCGGAAGCCGCAATAAACGGCGCTTTCTTTAATTCTTATGGCGGTCCGGCCGATCCCTACGGCACGCTGATTGTCAAAGGCCAGATCGCCCACATCGGCCGTTATGGCACGACCATCGGTTTCCGGAAGGACGGTACGGCGGTTATGGATACGCTGCGGCCTTCCTTGACCGGTAAAGTGACCGGAGCGGATGGCAAGCCGCGCAGCTGGTACGCCACTTTCGTTAACCGTACGCCTGATGCTGGCGCGAACAACAGCATTTTGTTTACGCCGGACCGAGGCTCCAAAGTGGGCTTCAGCGGCGGCATTGCCGTGACGGTGGACGGCGGGGTGGTGACGCATAAGGGTGTTAATGCTGATGCAGCTATTCCGAAGCAAGGATTTGTCCTGGTGTTCAGCGGCAAGGAGAAGGGAATGGCAGATCGGTTTGAGATCGGCAGCAGTGTCCAGTGGAGCGTGACTTACACGAACCAGGCCGGCAAGCAGCTGGATTGGTCGGGGGTACAGACGGCGGTTGGCGCAGGTCCGAGACTTGTTACCGATGGCAAGGTGACTCTGAACGCGAAAGCGGAAGGTTTTAACGATCAGAAGATTCTGACGGCTTCGGCAGCGCGCAGCGGCATTGCGATTCTGCCGGATGGTTCCCTCCTGCTTGCAACGGTCAACGGAGCAACGATGTCCCAGTGGGCTTCGATCATGAAGGCGCTTGGAGCCAAACAAGCGATGAATCTGGACGGAGGCGCTTCCTCGGGGTTATACGGGGGCGGTAAAATGCTGACCCCTGCGGGGCGGCTGCTCAGCAACACGCTTGTGTTCGGCAGCCAGGTTTTGAAATAAAGCAGAGACCAGAGACGGGCGAATCAGTCTGTAAAATGAGGTTCGCCGAGTACCTGATGCAGGAAGCTTTCGAGCTCGGCGCCTTCTTCCTCGGAGAGTCCGTAAATGGAAGCCAAATAACCTTCCTGTTCCAGGTCGTCGGAGCCGAGGATGGCTGTTTTGCCATTTTGCAGATCGGTGACCAGCTTTTTGCCGTAAAAGCGGTTGGTTGTGGTAACGGCCAGATCAAAACGTTTCAGCGAAGGACCGATAAAGGTCACGAAACGGGTAGAGGTCTGTTCGGTGCTGTCCGACAGGAAATCAAGATCGTGTTCAGGCAATGTCATGATAATAAGTCCTCCTCAGATGCGTTCTTGTCGTTTATTATAACGGAAAAAAGCGCTTTCGGAAAACGGCTGCTTCGTCCTATTGACTGGAATACAGATTATGGTATTATAGTTAACAACAGTATACGTCTATCGGGGAAGCACCTCTCTTGCATGCAGGAGGGGTGCTTTTTTGTGTTTTCAGGAAGACACGTTCCAGAGAAGTATGCTGAATACAAGGAGGTGCCAAGAATGCGCATCGTATTTTTGAACAGTATGGAGAGAAGGCTGCAGGAAAGGGCGGGACATGCCGATCTGGCTCAGGTCTGGATTGGGGAAGAAGGCGGTGTATGGCGAATTGGCTGGGACGAAGAAGGAAGTGCCGGGACTAAAGGCCAAATCTGGTTCGAAGGAGAGTCATGGTCCGAGATGCTGAGCCATTACCGCTATCAGCTGGCAGTCAAGCTGGCCGACGGATTCCGGCCGGTGATCAGCGGGATTTTTCATGAAGAGGAAGGGTCAAGGGGGATGTCTACCCAGAAGCTGTACTGCTACAGCGAGTTCAATGGGAACGAGGAGCTGTATGCCGGGCTTTCCGCTTGGCGGCGCCAGAAAGCGGCTGCCGCGGGCAAAGCGCCTTATTTGATCGCAAGCAACCGGCTGCTGCGTTTGATCAGCGCTTTTGTGCCCAAGTCGCTCGAGGAGCTGACCCAGCTGCCGGGGGTTGGAGAGGTCAAGGCGGCCGAATACGGAGAGGAGATGCTTGCGATCACGGCCCAGGTGGAGCGAGATTGGCATTTTCCGCTGGATTGGGTCGAGCAGGAGCTGGATGAGGAGCTCTTCCGCTCCTGGACGTACAAGCAGAAGGAAACCCGGTTTAAAGCGGAAATCGAACGGTCAAGTCTCCGCAGACAGCTGCTGGCAGCGATCCGGGAGGGGCGGAATCTCGAGCAGATTCAGGAGGCAGCCGGGTTGTCCAGGCGGGAAGCGATTGAACAGCTCGAGCAGCTGGAGAAAGAGGGTTATGATACCGAAGCGCTGGTGGAGCAGGAATTAACCGGGCTGGCCCAGGAGGAACAGACGGCGATCTGGAACGCTTATCTGGAGCTGGGCGATGTGCTGCTGAAGCCGGTCATGCAGAAGGTATATGGCGCGGATACGGTTCAATCGGGGAATGGGGAGCTTGAACGGCGTTATGAATGGCTGCGGCTGATCCGCTTGCGTTACCGGAGAGCAGCCAAAGGAGAAGCGGCAGGCAAACCGCAAAGCGCGTAAGCGGACGGACAAGGTCCTGCTCCTCTCCAAGGAAATGATAAAGGCGAAGTCCCGCCGCCGGAATTCCGGGGTCTGACTTCGCCCTTGACTTAATCCTATAGGCAGTTTGAAGCTTTCAAATCCAATCTTTCTTCCGGAACAGATAGAACATGCCGAGGCCTAAAGTGAGCATGATGCCGAGCACAATGAAATACCCATATTGCGTATGCACTTCCGGCATATTATCAAAGTTCATTCCGTAAATGCCCGTAATGAGGGTCAGCGGTATAAAGATTGTGGTTATGGCTGTAAATACACGCATGATTTCATTCGCCCGGTTGGCGATACTGGACTGATAAGCTTCTCGCAAGTTGCCCATCAGCTCTCGGAACGTATCAAAGTTCTCAGAGATTTTGACCGCATTTTCATAAATATCGCTAAAATATTTCTGCAGCTGATCGTCGATCAGACGCAGGTCTTTTTTATTCAGGACGTTGATTACTTCCTTCTGCGGCCCAAGCATTTTCTTCAGCCACAGAATTTCGCTTCGCAGCCCGATAATTTCATTCAAATGGGAACGTTTCGTGTGAACGAGAATGTCTTCTTCCAGCTTCTCGATTTTGTCCTCGATCCGGTCGCCGACCAGGAAATAGTTATCCACCACAAGGTCGATAAGCAGATACAGGAAACGGTCCGGCTCGCTGACCTCCTGCTCCCATAATATAGGTTTAATGGCTCGCAGCTCATTTAGCTTTTGTTTGGTAACCGTAATAATGAAATGCCGGCCCAGAAAGACATTCAGGGCACGCAGGAAAATTTCCTCATCATCAAAACGAATGCTGTTTACGACAATAAAATAATGGCTTTCATAGATTTCAATCTTCGGCCGCTGCTCCTCTTCGCTGAGACAGTCCTCAACTGCCAGATCATGCAGTCCAAATACAGGCTGAAGCAGCTCCAGATCTTCAGTATCCGCATCAATCCAGTAAAAGCCTTCGGCCGGTGCAGTCAGCGTATCCTCCAGGTTCTCGACCGTGGTGAAGACGCCGGCATTGACATGACGGATTTTCATCTGATTCACTCCTTTGTTGTTCAACACAGGAGACATCAGCATTCGGCTATTTTAAACAGCACGAATAAAATGCCGGTAAACGAAAGAACCCCCTACTTCCGTGAGCATTCTGCCGAATGAATCCTGTGCGGTTGTATGTTGCCCTTGGGGATTTGCTCTGCGGACTAGAGTCGCCTTCCATTACCGGTTCACCTCTTCTTCAATCCAGACTTGTAGCACTTGTCTAGTATAACGCCGGGTTATGAAAATTTTCAAGCGAAATCATAAGTGCTTGTGCTACAGGTCAGCATATGGCGGACAATGCCGAAAGGTGCCGTGTTTATTAGTCTTCACGGCTTATTATTTGCTTGACGAAAGGCGGCCGATGCTATACAGTAAGGGCATAGTCATGTTACATTTTCATGAACGAATACCTGAAGCACGACAACTAATTAAATAAGGCGAAATCTTATCAAGAGTAGGTGGAGGGACTGGCCCGATGAAACCCGGCAACCGGCGAGCGATCGCACGGTGCTAATTCTTGCGGAACTTTAGGAACCCGTATGGTACGGGGCTTTCTAAGGTCTCTGAGAGATGAGAGAGGCGCATACACCATGACATGATATGACCTTTCTCGATTTTGCGAGGAAGGTCATTTTTGTTATACGCGTTCGTCTTTCTACCATAAGATTGCCGCTCAAAGACTGCAGAGGAGTGAAGATCTATGCCAATCAAGGTTCCCGACTCTTTGCCGGCCAAAGAAGTGCTGGCGAACGAAAACATTTTCATTATGGATGAAAGCCAGGCTTATCATCAGGACATCCGTCCGCTGCGGGTGGCCATTCTGAATCTGATGCCGACCAAAGAAACGACGGAAGAGCAGCTGCTCAGACTGCTAGCCAATACGCCGCTTCAAGTAGAATTTACTTTGCTTCATCCAAGCTCGCATACTTCGAAGAACACTTCAGCCGAGCATTTGAAGCAGTTCTATAAGACGTTCAGCGAAATTCGCCATCTCCGTTTCGACGGCATGATCATTACCGGAGCGCCGGTAGAACAACTGGAATTCGAGGACGTGACCTATTGGAGCGAAATCCAGGAGATCTTCGACTGGACGGAGACGCATGTGACCTCCACGATGCATATTTGCTGGGCTGCCCAAGCCGGATTGTTCCATCATTTCGGTGTGCCTAAAGTTTCGCTTTCGCAAAAATGTTTTGGCGTATTCGCCCACCACATCAACGTTCCGAATACCAAGCTGCTGCGCGGCTTCGATGAACAGTTCCTCGTTCCGCATTCCCGCCACACCGAAGTGCTTAAAGCGGATATCGAGAAGGTCGACGGCCTGGATGTTCTTGCCGAATCGGACGAAGCCGGGGTTTACATTGCTTCGACTTATGACGGGAAACAAATTTTTGTCACCGGTCATCCGGAAT includes the following:
- a CDS encoding spore coat protein; translation: MTQNQMLPDKDLLTTTLADLRRSVREYATAATEASCPTVRQMFTQLTDSTLKMQGEMYQLMSSNNMYNAPSQAARQEVSKRLQSAQQTQTQDQQFVQQHLSGGMGMSMGSGDNQSHPGSTSQYS
- a CDS encoding Lrp/AsnC family transcriptional regulator, producing MKVLSDLKQKLIELLREDARYTPELLATMLGVTQEEVKTAIQELEQEHIIVKYATVVNSSKLDDEKVTALIEVQITPERGRGFDSIAERVYLYPQVKSVYLMSGAYDLLVEVEGRNLKDVASFVSEKLSTLESVLSTKTHFILKKYKQDGVIFEDHEEDHRLMISP
- a CDS encoding aminotransferase class I/II-fold pyridoxal phosphate-dependent enzyme, with translation MIVNSDKQTDGSDKNKSMHGYLAPHVQQIQPSGIRKFFDLVSGNKDIITLGVGEPDFVTPWHVREACVYSLERGFTRYTSNSGTPELREAIGQYLYDNFNVAYEPKDEILVTVGGSEAIDLALRALITPGDEILIPEPSYISYSPITTIGGGIPVGIETFAKDQFKLTAEQLEAAITPKSKVLVLSYPSNPTGGIMTYEDWLPIAKIVEKHDLIVISDEIYAELSYAGKHVSFASVPGMKDRTILVSGFSKAFAMTGWRMGYACGHPDLIAAMLKIHQYTVMCAPAMGQVAALEALTNGMEEKDRMVDSYNQRRRLVVQGLRDIGLECHEPQGAFYAFPSIKSTGLTSDEFAQRLLVEAKVAAVPGNVFGLGGEGYLRCSYATSVAQLNEAIHRMGEFIRKLS
- a CDS encoding aspartyl-phosphate phosphatase Spo0E family protein — translated: MSCGEYNLPSYNGMMIAEDNNHHWMFEGRSIPALNRRLSLEDEIRMLRSRMEKIFMEEQSFTSDIVVEISTLLDLKINEYMKVRSQDCKQ
- a CDS encoding cob(I)yrinic acid a,c-diamide adenosyltransferase; protein product: MKIYTRTGDQGSTALIGGQVRKDDPRVEAYGSLDELNSFVGQAAALADGELFAELKLQLVRIQHELFDCGSDLAYARPKEQGYKVHAELTANLEAWIDAWEQELPPLERFILPGGSPLAAALHVCRTVCRRAERRVVSLAAEMEIHTEVLRYVNRLSDYFFTASRLANVKAGAAETEYKRSGKVFR
- a CDS encoding RluA family pseudouridine synthase, translating into MKDYYNPIAYQVTAAEEGWLLKTVLSRRLGVSRKLMSRLKLTEQGITLNGERVYISHYVKEGDLVEVRLERETSEDILPQPIAFDILYEDEALLIVNKAPGIIVHPTHGHYTDTLANGVVYYWQEKGEQYRFRPVHRLDQETSGVLAIAKNAYVHQHISEQMIAGSVLKKYTALVHGTPPAAEGRIDGPIDRDPLEPHRRIITESGYPALTFYRVREVFAAGSLVELQLGSGRTHQIRVHMTSIGCPLIGDKMYSYEALDLPAPDPEAAVRLNAAIGRQALHAAQLGFVHPLSKEEVVFEAPLPADMAELRREMAANRL
- a CDS encoding arsenate reductase family protein is translated as MSKLTVYQYPKCSTCRNAVKWLQASGHELELHHIVEAPPTADELGRLAELSGLELKKFFNTSGEVYRGLGLKDKLPSLSREEQLALLASNGMLIKRPIVTDGQRVTLGFKEDEFASVWS
- a CDS encoding 5'-3' exonuclease — translated: MNESKEETLLLVDGMALMFRAYYASAVTGYIRRTKAGLPTNAIYGFMRYFWDAVEKFGPTHVACCWDLGSKTFRTEQYPAYKGNRSEAPDELVPQFSVIREVMDSLGVPNISSQGYEADDCIGTLAAQFSREMNVIVLTGDHDMLQLVNERTSIAIMKKGHGNYFVYTPQTLLEERQLTPAQIIDVKGLMGDPSDNYPGVRGIGEKTALKLVQEYENVEGILANLDKLSKGIRAKIETDLEMLHLSRDLASIRCDIELECDLNACRWELNHPAVVAKFEELEMKSVCSWMGVEAL
- a CDS encoding phosphodiester glycosidase family protein, with product MSLSLSGGLGKKVRRGLLLASALLLLLPTAPGLRPAAAAGSIQAAVKTVKVSGKNFTVRTVRIPKGTPVTVGLAKHQVGQTEAFASMIKSYKAEAAINGAFFNSYGGPADPYGTLIVKGQIAHIGRYGTTIGFRKDGTAVMDTLRPSLTGKVTGADGKPRSWYATFVNRTPDAGANNSILFTPDRGSKVGFSGGIAVTVDGGVVTHKGVNADAAIPKQGFVLVFSGKEKGMADRFEIGSSVQWSVTYTNQAGKQLDWSGVQTAVGAGPRLVTDGKVTLNAKAEGFNDQKILTASAARSGIAILPDGSLLLATVNGATMSQWASIMKALGAKQAMNLDGGASSGLYGGGKMLTPAGRLLSNTLVFGSQVLK
- a CDS encoding DUF3055 domain-containing protein — translated: MTLPEHDLDFLSDSTEQTSTRFVTFIGPSLKRFDLAVTTTNRFYGKKLVTDLQNGKTAILGSDDLEQEGYLASIYGLSEEEGAELESFLHQVLGEPHFTD
- a CDS encoding HRDC domain-containing protein, which produces MRIVFLNSMERRLQERAGHADLAQVWIGEEGGVWRIGWDEEGSAGTKGQIWFEGESWSEMLSHYRYQLAVKLADGFRPVISGIFHEEEGSRGMSTQKLYCYSEFNGNEELYAGLSAWRRQKAAAAGKAPYLIASNRLLRLISAFVPKSLEELTQLPGVGEVKAAEYGEEMLAITAQVERDWHFPLDWVEQELDEELFRSWTYKQKETRFKAEIERSSLRRQLLAAIREGRNLEQIQEAAGLSRREAIEQLEQLEKEGYDTEALVEQELTGLAQEEQTAIWNAYLELGDVLLKPVMQKVYGADTVQSGNGELERRYEWLRLIRLRYRRAAKGEAAGKPQSA
- the corA gene encoding magnesium/cobalt transporter CorA, producing the protein MKIRHVNAGVFTTVENLEDTLTAPAEGFYWIDADTEDLELLQPVFGLHDLAVEDCLSEEEQRPKIEIYESHYFIVVNSIRFDDEEIFLRALNVFLGRHFIITVTKQKLNELRAIKPILWEQEVSEPDRFLYLLIDLVVDNYFLVGDRIEDKIEKLEEDILVHTKRSHLNEIIGLRSEILWLKKMLGPQKEVINVLNKKDLRLIDDQLQKYFSDIYENAVKISENFDTFRELMGNLREAYQSSIANRANEIMRVFTAITTIFIPLTLITGIYGMNFDNMPEVHTQYGYFIVLGIMLTLGLGMFYLFRKKDWI
- the metA gene encoding homoserine O-acetyltransferase MetA, which encodes MPIKVPDSLPAKEVLANENIFIMDESQAYHQDIRPLRVAILNLMPTKETTEEQLLRLLANTPLQVEFTLLHPSSHTSKNTSAEHLKQFYKTFSEIRHLRFDGMIITGAPVEQLEFEDVTYWSEIQEIFDWTETHVTSTMHICWAAQAGLFHHFGVPKVSLSQKCFGVFAHHINVPNTKLLRGFDEQFLVPHSRHTEVLKADIEKVDGLDVLAESDEAGVYIASTYDGKQIFVTGHPEYDPLSLKWEYDRDAAKGLDVALPVNYFPKDDPAQTPRSTWRAHANLLFANWLNYYVYQETPYDIDSAVSYEYHI